Below is a window of Allomuricauda ruestringensis DSM 13258 DNA.
AATTAGTAGCTTTCCCGTCACCCTGAAACTTGCCTGCCGATGGTAGGTTGGGCATGAGGAAAACTCGGTTCCTCTATACTTTTCCTTCGGAAAAACTCGAACGGTTGGATTTTGAATATCTACCATTTCGTATCTTAGTCAGTACATAGACACATCATGAAGAATATTGTCCTATTTGTTTTTTTACTTCTGATTTTTTCCTGTACCGAAAAAAACAAGAAAGAAGTTAGTTCCATCGATCCTGTAAACTGGAGCAATCGCACGGCCCATATCTCCGAACAAGATTCCTTGGTGAATGGCATTTCGTATCTCTCCGTGTATTCCGAGATTTATAGTGAAACCGAACACCGTACCCACAACCTTACCAGTACCATAAGTATGCGCAATACCAACCTGAGAGATACCATCTACATCCATAAAGCCGAGTATTTTGATACCAAGGGCAATCCCATCAGAACTTATTTTGATGAGCCCATCTACATAAAGCCCATGGAAACCGTTGAAATTGTGATTGATGAAAAGGATAAATCAGGCGGAACAGGTGCCAACTTTCTTTTTCAATGGTCCATAAAACCCACTTCCCACGAACCTTATTTTGAAGGGGTCATGATTTCCACCTCGGGACAGCAAGGTTTATCTTTTACCACCGAAGGTAGAAGAGTGGAATAATCCTCACGGACCTACAAATATCATAGTTTTACTCCCTCGATTATGTATCTTGTATAGCAATTACGGGAAGGATACATGCTTTCCTTGCGCATAAAAACTAAACTATGAACGATTTACAAATCGCCAAAGGTGTTTCTTTGAAACACATATCCACCATTGCAGAAAAATTTGGAATCGACCCGGAACACATTGAAATGTTCGGGAAATACAAGGCCAAACTTCCTCTTAAGGCCATTAACCGAGACAAAGCCAAAAACAGTAATTTAATTTTGGTATCGGCCATTTCCCCAACCCCAGCTGGCGAGGGAAAAACTACCATGTCCATAGGCCTTTCCGAAGGATTGAACCGTTTGGGCAAAAAATCAACCGTGGTATTGCGGGAACCATCGCTAGGCCCAGTTTTTGGAATCAAGGGAGGTGCTACAGGAGGCGGCTATTCCCAAGTATTGCCCATGGAGGACATCAACCTGCACTTTACGGGCGATTTTGCCGCCATTGAAAAGGCGCACAACCTCTTATCGGCCATTATTGACAACAATATTCAGAGTAAGACCAATTCTTTACGATTGGACCCGAGAACCATTGGTTGGAAACGGGTAATGGATATGAACGACCGTTCCCTGCGTCACGTGATTGTTGGGCTCGGCGGTACAACCTCGGGCGTACCAAGGGAAACAGGTTTTGATATTACTGCCGCTTCTGAGATTATGGCCATTCTCTGTTTAGCAGAAAGTCTTAGCAACCTAAAAGAGCGATTGGGAAATATTTTTGTGGGGTATACTTTTGATAAAAAGCCTATCTACGCCAAAGATTTAAAAGCGGAAGGTGCCATGGCCGCCTTGTTGAAGGATGCCATTAAACCTAATTTGGTACAAACCATTGAAGGCAACCCAGCCATTATTCACGGAGGGCCTTTTGCCAATATAGCCCAGGGAACCAACTCTGTACTCGCTACTTTGATGGGAATGTCTCATTCTGATTACACCGTTACGGAAGCAGGATTTGGATTTGACTTAGGGGCTGAAAAATTCTTCGACATCAAATGCCAAAGCGCTGGTTTAAAGCCCAAGGCCGTTGTGCTTACCACAACTATTCGTGCCTTAAAATACCATGGTGGCGCAGATTTAAAATCGTTGACCGAACCCAATGTTGAAGCTTTGAAAAGAGGCTTGCCGAATTTGGAAAAGCATTTGGAAAACATCGCTAAATTCAAAGTGATTCCCGTGATTGCCATCAATAAATTTATCTCAGATACCGATGAAGAGATTGGGGCAATCAAAGCATTTGCGGCATCTAAAGGTGTTCGAGTAGCCGTTGCCAATGTTTGGGAGAAGGGCGGTGAAGGTGCAGAAGATTTGGCTAAATCCGTAATTGAGATTGTAGCATCCGATGCATCCAAGTTCCAACCTCTTTACGATTGGAAATCCAGCGTAAAAGACAAAATAGCCACTATTGCCACCGAAATTTATGGTGCGGAATACGTGGATTACACCGTGAAGGCCAAAGCTGACCTGAGAAAAATCGCAGACCTTGGTTTAGATCAATTGCCCGTTTGCATTGCCAAGACCCAAAAGTCACTATCGGACAATCCTAAATTATTGGGCAGGCCTAAAGATTTTATCATCACCGTGCGAGAGATTGAAATTGCTGTTGGGGCAGGTTTCCTTATTCCGATAACGGGCAACATTATGCGTATGCCCGGATTACCAGCACATCCATCATCCGAAGGTATCGACATTAACGATGACGGAGAAATTACAGGCCTCTTCTAAACCTTAGATTTTTTGTAACCAGTAGCGCATGTCCACTTCTTTGGAGATGATATCTTTCACCTCTGAAAGCTTTACGCGTTTTTGATCCATGGTATCCCTGTGTCTAATGGTAACTGTATCGTCTTCCAATGTTTGATGGTCCACCGTAACGCAGAAAGGCGTTCCTGCCGCATCTTGACGACGGTAACGACGCCCTACGGCATCTTTTTCATCATAATCCACATTGAAATCCCATTTTAGCTCATCCACCAATTTTTGGGCAACTTCTGGCAGTCCGTCCCTCTTCAACAATGGCAAAACGGCCACTTTGTTGGGTGCGAGCACAGCCGGAATCTTAAGTACGGTACGTGTAGAACCATTTTCGAGCTCCTCCTCTTGTAATGAATTGGAGAACACGGCCAGGAACATACGATCAAGTCCTATGGAAGTTTCCAACACATAAGGGGTGTAGCTTTTGTTCTCCTCATGGTCAAAATATTGAAGTTTCTTGCCCGAGTATTCCTCATGCTTGCCCAAGTCAAAATCGGTACGGGAATGGATTCCTTCCAATTCTTTGAACCCAAACGGGAACCTAAACTCGATATCCGAAGCTGCATCGGCATAGTGCGCCAATTTTTCATGATCATGGAAACGATAGTTGTCCTCTCCCATTCCCAAAGAAAGGTGCCACTTCATACGTTTTTCCTTCCACGCTTCGTACCATTCCATTTGAGTGCCCGGTTTTATAAAGAATTGCATTTCCATCTGTTCAAACTCCCGCATTCGGAAGATAAACTGACGGGCCACGATTTCGTTACGGAAGGCTTTACCTGTCTGGGCAATCCCAAAAGGAATTTTCATCCTTCCTGTTTTTTGGACGTTCAAAAAGTTGACAAATATCCCTTGTGCAGTTTCTGGACGAAGGTACAGGTCCATGGCGCTATCGGCAGATGCTCCCAATTTGGTTCCGAACATTAGGTTGAACTGCTTCACATCGGTCCAATTTTTAGATCCTGAAAGCGGACATGCAATCTCCAATTCCTCGATCAAGGCTTTTATATCGGCCAAATCCTCATTTTCGAGGGATTTGCCCATACGTTTTAAAATGGAATCAGCCTTTGCCTGATAATCCACCACACGCTGGTTGGTAGCAAGGAATTGTTCCTTGTCAAAGCTATCGCCAAATCTTTTGGCTGCTTTTTTCACCTCTTTCTCGATCTTGGCCTCGATCTTGGCCACATGATCCTCGATCAAAACATCGGCGCGGTATCTTTTTTTGGAATCCTTGTTATCTATTAGAGGGTCGTTAAAGGCATCCACGTGGCCAGAGGCCTTCCATGTGGTGGGGTGCATAAATATCGCCGCATCGATGCCCACAATGTTCTCATTGAGCTGCACCATGGCTTTCCACCAATATTCGCGAATGTTTTTCTTTAGCTCGGCGCCATTTTGACCATAGTCGTAAACTGCACTAAGTCCATCATAAATCTCACTGGATTGAAATACATACCCGTATTCCTTTGCGTGGGAGATAACCTTCTTAAAAATGTCTTCCTGATTTGCCATTGGGCAAAAATAGAATTTTACCCAAAAAGAAGTATGTTATTTCAGCTGAAATTCAGTGGAAGCCAGTAATCTTTCGTCTTCAAAGACATTTAGGGTATAAATTCCCTCGGGCAAAGAGCCTTCGGGTACTGTAATGGCATCACAAATACTGATTTCCTTTCCGGTATACACAATCTCTACCTTTTTGCTATATGTATTTCCGCTAACCGAAATTATATTGGCGTTGTCCTCGATAACGGCCATGTTGGGATCCAAAAACTGGAGATATAGCACTTTTATGTCCCCATCCGAGCTGGGATCGCTTAGAATGGTGACACATCCCCTCAATTTTTCGATTACAGAGGCCTTATTGGTTTTTATGGGTCTGCCTGCCCTTAACCTAAACCCACTGCCCTCAGCATCTTGTAGTTTTAAGTAGCTTTTAATTTTGAGTTCCTTGGTAAGTTCCTTATTGGTCTCGCGAAGCAAAGATTCTGTCTGTTGCATACTATTGGCCCTGCCTCGGAGTTCTTCCAACCGCTTCAAGGTTTCGTCGTACTTACTTGCCAGTAAACTGTTGTTGTATCGGAGAAAGTTGTTTTTGAGCTTGAGGCTGTCAAAACGCAACTCCAATTTACGAAGTTCCTTTCTGGTTTCCTTCAATTTGGTAATACTGAAGTTTAACCTTCCAACTGAATCAAGCAATTGTTGTACCCTGAAACGCGAAGTTTGCAATTCAATTTCGTTCACCTCGTTCAAGCCTGATAAACGGTCGACCTCTGCTCTCATCAATGTTAAATCCTTTACCAAAAGTGATTTTTCCTCCTCCAAATAGATCATTTGGTTTTTGGATTGGGCGTAGCTGTAATAAAAGGCAATAAGAATCCCCACAATTACCGCGGCCATAGCGGCAAAAATAATCTTGTAGTTGAAATTGTTATCTTGGGAACTCATGAGGTTGACAGACTACGCTAAAAATGTATAAGATTTGACACCAAAAAGGTTGGCTAAGATAATAAACGAGATTAACAACATCCTATTGCCAAGGGTATGTTTTGGATGTAATGCGCAATTATTCAGGGATGAACATGTTTTGTGTGCCGTTTGTCGACACGATGTGCCACTCACCGATTATAACTATCTGGAAGAAAATGCCGTGGACCGTATATTTTATGGTAGAATTCCGATAAAAAAAGCTGCCTCGTTCGTTTTCTTCTCAAAAAATGGATTGGTAAAAAATTTATTACACTGGCTCAAATACAAAAACCAAGAACAGATTGGAGGCTTTTTTGGGGATTGGTGCGGTGCCCAATTAAAAGAAAGTGGTCAACTCGACCATATTGATGCAGTAGTACCAGTTCCTTTACATCCCAAAAAATTAAAAAAACGCGGCTACAATCAAGTAGCCTTATTTGCGCATACAATTGCGGAAAATTTAGGTGCTGAGTATTGTGATGATTGGTTGATAAAAGTGAAAAACATAAAAACCCAGACCAAAAAAGGCCGACAAAGTCGCTGGGAAAGCTCTAAAGATGCCTTTGATCTCAATGCATCATACAGCGGAAAATTTAAGCATGTGCTTTTGGTGGACGATGTTATTACTACCGGGGCAACCATTGAGTCGTGTACACAAACACTTCTCCAACAAAAAAACATAGAGGTTTCCGTATTGAGTATGGCCATGGTGCCAGAGGGTTAAATTTTATTAATGCGTTGTCCCGTTTTTCAAATTAGTTGTTTCTTTGTTCCTCATTGGTTTTAGGCATGGTGTACTTAAAAAAATTGTTGGGACTTCTTTTTTTTGCCTTTATGGCCCTTGCTATGTGGCAATGTGCCAAACGAGGTTCCCCAAGCGGTGGTCCAAAGGATATTACACCCCCAAAACTGATACGTAGCGAACCTGAAAACTTCACCACTAATTTTAAGGCAACAAAAATACGGCTCTATTTTGATGAGCTGATCAAGCTTGAGGATGTGCAGGACCAGTTAGTGGTTTCCCCGCCGTTTAAGAACCCGGCCACCATAACTCCAATGGGGGCTCCAAGCAAGTATATTGAGGTTGTTATAAAAGATACGCTTAGAGAAAACACTACCTACACCATAAATTTTGGACAAAGTATTGTAGACAACAATGAGGGGAATCCCAATAGCTTTTTAAGCTACGTGTTCTCTACTGGAGATTATTTGGACTCCCTATCGTTATCCGGTGCCGTAAAAGATGCCGTTAACAGAAAAGCGGACGAGTTTATTAGTGTGATGCTTTACGAAATGGACAGTGCCTATACTGATTCCACCATTTACAAAGAGCCTCCGTTGTACATTACAAACACTGGCGATAGCGTTCCCTTTTTTGAATTGAGGAACCTAAAAGGTGGAAAATATGCCTTGTTTGGCTTAAAGGATGTGAACAAGAACAACATGTTCGATCAAGGGCAAGATAAAATTGGTTTTTTAGCCGACACGATTACAATTCCAACGGATTCCATTTACTTATTGAATCTATTTAGGGAACAGCCAAATTATAAGCCTTCGGTACCCAGTTTGATGGCCAACAACAAAGTTATATTCGGGTATCAAGGGGATTACAGGGATATGGTCATTGAAACTTTGACCCCGATACCCGATTCCGTAAAGAGCACTATTTTGAAGGAACGGAACAGGGATACCTTGAATTATTGGTTTACCCCGACCGATTTGGATTCCATTATATTCACGGTTAGGAATGACAAAGTCCAGATTATTGACACTTTTACAGTAAAAATGCGGGACCTTCCCATGGACTCCATGAAGCTGTCTACCTCCGTTAGCGGAAAATTTAATTTTGAGGATACCTTCAGTATTTTGGCCAATACGCCTATTGCAACATTGGACACCAACCGTGTTTCGTTAAAAGTAAGCGATTCCATTCCCGCATCGTACTCTTATGTGTTGGACAGTTTGAACAACAAAATTGATTTTGATTTTGAGGTGGAGCCGAATCAGAAATATACTTTTTCGTTTTTGCCTGGGGCTATTACCGATTTCTTTGGAGTTCAGAACGATACGTTGGCCTACAATTTATCTACAGGCAGTTTTGCAGATTATGGCAATCTAAGAATGATTTTAGGAGGCGATGTTACCTATCCTGTGATTGTGCAACTGACCAACGAAAAAGGAGAAGTGCAGCGAGAGATTGTTGCTGCCGAGTCACAATTCTTCGAATTCAACTATTTGAATCCGGGCAACTATGTAGCCCGCGTTATATTGGATAAAAATGGAAATGGCAAGTTGGATACTGGTAGCTTTCTCAAAAAAAGACAGCCCGAAGAAATAAGCTACTATCCCGGCGTTATCGAGATCAGGGCCAACTGGGAGAAGGAAGAAACCTTTATCCTATCAAATTAAAACTATCCCGATCTTCTAAAAACCTTAATTTTTTTCTTGTTTTTTCTATGTTTTCATTATCCAATGTGGCATATAGTATCTCTTCTGCTTCAGAATAGGCCAAAGGCTCCCCGAGCACGTCATACACAGCGGAATGTCCAGTGTATTCAAAGTCCACTCCATCCGTTCCTATACGGTTAACACCAATACAATAGGCCATGTTTTCAATAGCTCTTGCTTTTAGCAATGTGTCCCAAGCATTAACTCTTTTCTTGGGCCAATTGGCCACATAAATCAACACATCGTAATCCTCAGTATTTCTGGACCAAACAGGAAACCGTAAATCGTAACAAATCATGGGACAGATTCTAAATCCTTTGTATTCGAAAATCAGTTTTTCTTTTCCTGCCTCATATACTTTATCCTCACCAGCTAGTGTAAAGGTGTGTTTTTTATTGTAGATCTCTGGAGCACCCTCAGGCGAAACAAAATACAAGCGGTTAAAAAATTTGCCGTTTTCTTGAAAAATAATGCTCCCAACCATGGCCACATTATATTGTTGGGCCATTCGTCTCATCCATTCTACTGTGGCATCGGCTTCTGATTGGGCAATATTTTGCGGTTTCATGGTAAAACCTGTCGTGAACATCTCGGGCAGTACAATCAAATCCACATGACCGGGAATGGTATCAATCTTTTCCTCGAACATTTTCCTGTTTTTTACCGGATCTTCCCAGTATAAATTGGACTGAATTAAGGCAATGTTCAAAGTTGTGGGCATCTAATATTTTTTTAAAATTTCTTCCATTGCGCTATTTCCTTGTTCCAAAACAAAATCCATAACTGTTTTCCCCTTGGCGTCTTTTACGGAGGCATTTGCACCATGCTTTAGAAGAAGTTCTGCTATACTTTTACGGTTAAATGTTACGGCATAAATAAGGCAAGTTGCCCCCATGGCATTTATTTGGCTAATATTGGCTCCGGCTTTTATTAATTTTTCGGCAATGTCTGTAAACCCTTTGAAACATACCCCCATAAGAGCAGTATTTCCAGAACCGTCCAAAGCATCCACTTGGGCACCTTTGTCCAACAAAAAATCCACTATATCCTCGTATCCATAATAAGCTGCCAATATAAGTGGCGTTGAGCCTCTTTGGTCCTTAGTTTCCAAAAAATTAGGCTTCTTCCGTATCAGGTTTTGTACGGCTTCTAAATTACCGTTTCGAATTTGGTTAAAGAGTTCTTCCTTGTTGTTCATTGCTATGCAGAAAGTTATAAAAAACTGCCATAACCTTTTTCGCTACGGCAGTTTTTATTGGTATAAATTTTCTTTTTTATTTTTTGGTTCTGATTAGGGTCTACTAATCCAAATCGAAACGATCTAGGTTCATTACTTTGGCCCAAGCGGCTACAAAATCTTTCACAAATTTCTCTTTGCCGTCTTTAGAAGCATAAACTTCGGCCAAGGCACGCAAAATGGAATTGGAACCAAATACCAAGTCCACACGAGTACCGGTCCATTTTAGATCACCAGTCTCACGGTCACGGCCTTCATACAACGATTTTTCATCGTTGGCAGCTTTCCATTCAGTGGCCATATCGAGCAAGTTTACGAAGAAATCGTTGCTCAAAACCCCTACTTTATCGGTAAGCACACCGTGCTTTGAGCCATCAAAGTTGGCACCCAGCACACGCAAACCACCTACAAGAGCGGTCATCTCGGGTGCGGAAAGGGTCAACAATTGGGCCTTATCCACCAACAAATGCTCCGCTGGCACTTTTACGCCTTGTTTCACATAGTTACGGAAACCGTCGTATTTAGGTTCCAAATAATTAGTGGCCTCAACATCGGTTTGATCTTGGCGGGCATCGTTACGCCCTGGTGCAAAAGACACTTCGGTTGGAACACCGGCATCGCTAGCAGCTTTTTCAACTGCGGCAGTACCGGCCAAGACAATCATATCAGCCAAAGAAATTTTCTTGCCACCACTGGCACTGCTGTTGAATTCGTTCGTAATGGCTTGAAGTGATTTTATAACTTTTCCGGTGTCTTTGTTCACCTCCCAACCGTTCATGGGTTCCAAGTTGATACGTGCACCATTGGCACCACCACGCTTATCGCCACCACGGAAGGTGGACGCAGACGACCAAGCGGTGTAAACCAAATCGGAAATTGAAAGACCGGAATCCAATACTTTTGCTTTCAAGGCTTTTACATCGGGGGCATCAACCAAGGTGTAATCAACCGCTGGAATGGGGTCTTGCCAATCCAATTCTTCTTTTGGCACTTCGGGCCCAAGGTAGCGGGAACGTGGCCCCATATCACGGTGTGTCAACTTAAACCAAGCACGGGCGTAAGCTTCGGCAAAAGCTTGTGGGTCATCCAAGAACTTGCGTGAAATCTTTTCGTAGGCCGGGTCAAAACGCAACGACAAGTCGGTGGTCAACATGGTTGGTTTTCTGTTGGGACCGCCAAAAGCATCGGGGATGATGGCTTCGGCATCTTTGGCCACCCATTGGTGTGCCCCTGCGGGGCTTTTGGTCAATTCCCACTCGTATTTAAACAAGAATTGGAAAAAATCGTTGCTCCAACGTACCGGTGTGGAGGTCCAAGTCACCTCAAGTCCAGAAGTAAAGGCGTCACCAGCCTTTCCTGAACCATTTTTATTGACCCATCCCAATCCTTGCAATGCCAAATCTTCTGATTCGGGGTCGGCTCCCACCAATTCGGCATCGCCATTACCGTGGGTTTTACCGATAGTATGTCCCCCAGCAATAAGGGCTACGGTTTCTTCGTCGTCCATAGCCATGCGCTTAAAAGTCTCTCGAATGTCGTGAGCAGCAGCTACGGGATCAGGATTTCCGTCAGGTCCTTCAGGGTTTACGTAGATGAGCCCCATTTGTACAGCTCCCAAAGGGTCTTCCAAATCGCGTTCTTCTTTGTTGTGCGAATAGCGGCTGTTGGGCGTATCACTTAAGGCCAACCATTCGCTTTCGCTTCCCCAATATACATCTTGGTCTGGCTCCCAAACGTCCTCACGACCACCGGCAAAACCAAAAGTGCGGAACCCGGTTGATTCCAAGGCTACGTTTCCGGCCAATATCATAAGGTCTGCCCAAGATATTTTCTGGCCGTATTTTTGTTTGATGGGCCACAACAGGCGACGGGCTTTGTCCAAGCTCACGTTGTCCGGCCATGAGTTAAGTGGAGCAAAACGTTGTTGACCACGACCACCCCCGCCACGACCGTCTCCAGAACGATACGTACCGGCACTGTGCCATGCCATACGAATGAACAAACCGGCATAACTGCCAAAATCGGCAGGCCACCAGTCTTGCGAATCGGTCATAACCTTCAAAAGGTCTTTTTTAAGTGCTGCGTAGTCAAGTTTTTTGAACGCTTCGGCGTAGTTGAATTTCTCTCCCAGCGGGTTAGATTTTTCTGAATGCTGGCTTAAAAGTTCCAACTTAAGACGGTTGGGCCACCAATCTTCATTTTGTGTACCGCTCCCGGCCACTTGTTTTATTTCTCCGTTCAAAAAAGGACAAGCGCCCTCATCTGCACCATTTGCCAATTCTTTACTCATGATAGTATATTGTTTTAAATTAGATTTTTAGTGATATATAAAAATACAAAAACAGCAGTCAAAAGAATAGATGATTAATATTAATATACTATTATAACATAAAGTTAATCTATTTAACTGTTTTGTGATTTGCTTTCAATTGCTGTGCCTTATTTTTCAAAAAATATAAAGCATTCAAATAATACTTTTGAAATTATTTTTCGTTCTGTTTAATTCCTTTTAATTTTAATACATTATGAACCAATAATTTACAACAAAATCAATAAATACCACAACTCATGAAAAAATTAATCCTCCCTTTAGTTGCCCTAGTGCTTTTCAGTTTTTCCAAGGATTCCAGCGCAAGGCTTAGTACAGAAGACCGAAAAATGATGATCAAACATTTAACGGAAACAAGAGAACATATGAACGAGGTATTGGATGGTCTTACGTATGTACAGTTCCACTATAAACCAGACCCAACATCGTGGTCCATTGCCGAATGTGTGGAACACCTTGCCTTGACCGAAAAGATGTTTGTCCAAACAGTACATAAAAGTGTTGAAGAGGGCCCAAAACCTGCACTTAAGGACTCTTTAGTTTTTAAAGACGAACAAATTATGCCCATGGTGGCGGACAGGAGCCAAAAGGTGAAGACCTCCAAACCGTTCGAGCCAAGTGGAAAATTTGGTTCCACCGAGGAGACTTTGGAAGCTTTACTTTCCACCCGAAGCGAACTTATGGAATACGTTGAAACAACGGACGATGATTTGAGAAACCGTTACAATAGCGATCTGCCTTTTGGAACTATAGATGGGGTACAG
It encodes the following:
- a CDS encoding formate--tetrahydrofolate ligase, producing the protein MNDLQIAKGVSLKHISTIAEKFGIDPEHIEMFGKYKAKLPLKAINRDKAKNSNLILVSAISPTPAGEGKTTMSIGLSEGLNRLGKKSTVVLREPSLGPVFGIKGGATGGGYSQVLPMEDINLHFTGDFAAIEKAHNLLSAIIDNNIQSKTNSLRLDPRTIGWKRVMDMNDRSLRHVIVGLGGTTSGVPRETGFDITAASEIMAILCLAESLSNLKERLGNIFVGYTFDKKPIYAKDLKAEGAMAALLKDAIKPNLVQTIEGNPAIIHGGPFANIAQGTNSVLATLMGMSHSDYTVTEAGFGFDLGAEKFFDIKCQSAGLKPKAVVLTTTIRALKYHGGADLKSLTEPNVEALKRGLPNLEKHLENIAKFKVIPVIAINKFISDTDEEIGAIKAFAASKGVRVAVANVWEKGGEGAEDLAKSVIEIVASDASKFQPLYDWKSSVKDKIATIATEIYGAEYVDYTVKAKADLRKIADLGLDQLPVCIAKTQKSLSDNPKLLGRPKDFIITVREIEIAVGAGFLIPITGNIMRMPGLPAHPSSEGIDINDDGEITGLF
- a CDS encoding glycine--tRNA ligase, which translates into the protein MANQEDIFKKVISHAKEYGYVFQSSEIYDGLSAVYDYGQNGAELKKNIREYWWKAMVQLNENIVGIDAAIFMHPTTWKASGHVDAFNDPLIDNKDSKKRYRADVLIEDHVAKIEAKIEKEVKKAAKRFGDSFDKEQFLATNQRVVDYQAKADSILKRMGKSLENEDLADIKALIEELEIACPLSGSKNWTDVKQFNLMFGTKLGASADSAMDLYLRPETAQGIFVNFLNVQKTGRMKIPFGIAQTGKAFRNEIVARQFIFRMREFEQMEMQFFIKPGTQMEWYEAWKEKRMKWHLSLGMGEDNYRFHDHEKLAHYADAASDIEFRFPFGFKELEGIHSRTDFDLGKHEEYSGKKLQYFDHEENKSYTPYVLETSIGLDRMFLAVFSNSLQEEELENGSTRTVLKIPAVLAPNKVAVLPLLKRDGLPEVAQKLVDELKWDFNVDYDEKDAVGRRYRRQDAAGTPFCVTVDHQTLEDDTVTIRHRDTMDQKRVKLSEVKDIISKEVDMRYWLQKI
- a CDS encoding amidohydrolase translates to MPTTLNIALIQSNLYWEDPVKNRKMFEEKIDTIPGHVDLIVLPEMFTTGFTMKPQNIAQSEADATVEWMRRMAQQYNVAMVGSIIFQENGKFFNRLYFVSPEGAPEIYNKKHTFTLAGEDKVYEAGKEKLIFEYKGFRICPMICYDLRFPVWSRNTEDYDVLIYVANWPKKRVNAWDTLLKARAIENMAYCIGVNRIGTDGVDFEYTGHSAVYDVLGEPLAYSEAEEILYATLDNENIEKTRKKLRFLEDRDSFNLIG
- a CDS encoding DUF3124 domain-containing protein, whose protein sequence is MKNIVLFVFLLLIFSCTEKNKKEVSSIDPVNWSNRTAHISEQDSLVNGISYLSVYSEIYSETEHRTHNLTSTISMRNTNLRDTIYIHKAEYFDTKGNPIRTYFDEPIYIKPMETVEIVIDEKDKSGGTGANFLFQWSIKPTSHEPYFEGVMISTSGQQGLSFTTEGRRVE
- a CDS encoding ankyrin repeat domain-containing protein, which produces MNNKEELFNQIRNGNLEAVQNLIRKKPNFLETKDQRGSTPLILAAYYGYEDIVDFLLDKGAQVDALDGSGNTALMGVCFKGFTDIAEKLIKAGANISQINAMGATCLIYAVTFNRKSIAELLLKHGANASVKDAKGKTVMDFVLEQGNSAMEEILKKY
- a CDS encoding Ig-like domain-containing protein, translating into MGLLFFAFMALAMWQCAKRGSPSGGPKDITPPKLIRSEPENFTTNFKATKIRLYFDELIKLEDVQDQLVVSPPFKNPATITPMGAPSKYIEVVIKDTLRENTTYTINFGQSIVDNNEGNPNSFLSYVFSTGDYLDSLSLSGAVKDAVNRKADEFISVMLYEMDSAYTDSTIYKEPPLYITNTGDSVPFFELRNLKGGKYALFGLKDVNKNNMFDQGQDKIGFLADTITIPTDSIYLLNLFREQPNYKPSVPSLMANNKVIFGYQGDYRDMVIETLTPIPDSVKSTILKERNRDTLNYWFTPTDLDSIIFTVRNDKVQIIDTFTVKMRDLPMDSMKLSTSVSGKFNFEDTFSILANTPIATLDTNRVSLKVSDSIPASYSYVLDSLNNKIDFDFEVEPNQKYTFSFLPGAITDFFGVQNDTLAYNLSTGSFADYGNLRMILGGDVTYPVIVQLTNEKGEVQREIVAAESQFFEFNYLNPGNYVARVILDKNGNGKLDTGSFLKKRQPEEISYYPGVIEIRANWEKEETFILSN
- a CDS encoding ComF family protein → MAKIINEINNILLPRVCFGCNAQLFRDEHVLCAVCRHDVPLTDYNYLEENAVDRIFYGRIPIKKAASFVFFSKNGLVKNLLHWLKYKNQEQIGGFFGDWCGAQLKESGQLDHIDAVVPVPLHPKKLKKRGYNQVALFAHTIAENLGAEYCDDWLIKVKNIKTQTKKGRQSRWESSKDAFDLNASYSGKFKHVLLVDDVITTGATIESCTQTLLQQKNIEVSVLSMAMVPEG
- a CDS encoding DinB family protein, with product MKKLILPLVALVLFSFSKDSSARLSTEDRKMMIKHLTETREHMNEVLDGLTYVQFHYKPDPTSWSIAECVEHLALTEKMFVQTVHKSVEEGPKPALKDSLVFKDEQIMPMVADRSQKVKTSKPFEPSGKFGSTEETLEALLSTRSELMEYVETTDDDLRNRYNSDLPFGTIDGVQLIVFIAGHMERHVLQMEEVMKDEDFPKIQ
- the katG gene encoding catalase/peroxidase HPI; its protein translation is MSKELANGADEGACPFLNGEIKQVAGSGTQNEDWWPNRLKLELLSQHSEKSNPLGEKFNYAEAFKKLDYAALKKDLLKVMTDSQDWWPADFGSYAGLFIRMAWHSAGTYRSGDGRGGGGRGQQRFAPLNSWPDNVSLDKARRLLWPIKQKYGQKISWADLMILAGNVALESTGFRTFGFAGGREDVWEPDQDVYWGSESEWLALSDTPNSRYSHNKEERDLEDPLGAVQMGLIYVNPEGPDGNPDPVAAAHDIRETFKRMAMDDEETVALIAGGHTIGKTHGNGDAELVGADPESEDLALQGLGWVNKNGSGKAGDAFTSGLEVTWTSTPVRWSNDFFQFLFKYEWELTKSPAGAHQWVAKDAEAIIPDAFGGPNRKPTMLTTDLSLRFDPAYEKISRKFLDDPQAFAEAYARAWFKLTHRDMGPRSRYLGPEVPKEELDWQDPIPAVDYTLVDAPDVKALKAKVLDSGLSISDLVYTAWSSASTFRGGDKRGGANGARINLEPMNGWEVNKDTGKVIKSLQAITNEFNSSASGGKKISLADMIVLAGTAAVEKAASDAGVPTEVSFAPGRNDARQDQTDVEATNYLEPKYDGFRNYVKQGVKVPAEHLLVDKAQLLTLSAPEMTALVGGLRVLGANFDGSKHGVLTDKVGVLSNDFFVNLLDMATEWKAANDEKSLYEGRDRETGDLKWTGTRVDLVFGSNSILRALAEVYASKDGKEKFVKDFVAAWAKVMNLDRFDLD